From the genome of Salmonella enterica subsp. houtenae serovar Houten:
TGCTGCCCGGTGGCGATTAACAGAGTGGTTTTTGCCGGAACCTGATCGGAAACGTTAATGGCTTTGCGCGCCAGTACCAGAAAGCGGGTGATATTCTGCGTCTGGTTTGCGGCGATGCGTTCCAGCACCTGTAAACCGTGCAACATGCCGCCTGCCTCGCTGCCGAGCGCCGCGACGCGCGGAGAGTTTGCCTGCGCGACTTTTTCCATCGCTGCCGATGTACTCTCGGTATAGTCGATTTTCCAGTGCGGATAGCGGCTCAAAAACTTACTGCACTGCTGGAACGGTTGCGGATGGCTGTACACCGTTTCGATGGTATTCAGATCTGTGGCGCCGGAAACCAGTACGCAGTGATCGATAGTTACGGTCATCTCACCGACAATCGACAGACTGGTGTGTTGCAATAAGTCGTACACATCGTTGATAGCGCCGGAGCTGGTGTTCTCTATCGGAACCACGGCGTAATCGGCCTGGCCGGTTTCGACCTGATGAAAAATATCGGCGAATTTTGCGCAGCCGCTCTCAATAAATTGCTCAAAATGGCGCGCGGCATACTGGCGCGCCGCGAGATGAGAATAAGAGCCTTTCGGCCCAAGAAACGCAATACGTGCCGAATGAGGGTGAGTATTATTCAGATGTTGTTGCAGCAGCGCCTGCTGAGTAAGCACGGAGTCTTCAATGATAAGCTGGAACAGACGGGTAATGTAGTGTGCGTCGAGATGGTGGGCTTTACCGAGATGGATGAGCCTGTCCAGCAGCGCGCGTTCACGATCGATATCCCGAACCGGACGATGTGACAGTAGCTTCGCTTGTCCCACTTCAATCGCCAGCGCGCGTCGTTTTGCCAGTAAGGCCAGTAACTCTTCGTCTAAAGCGCTGATTTTATCTCGCAGCGCCAGTAACGGGTTTTCCGATGTCATAGTGTTGCCTTTTTTGTTATCAATAAAAAAGGCCTCCCGGTGGGGGAGGCCTTCTTGTTCGTCTTCGCATTCTTTATCACATGACGAAACGCCTCCCGGTCAGGGGAAGGTAAAAAAGAATGCGAAGAAAAACCGGGCTAGCTTCATAACTGTTTCCTTTGTGTACGTAAGTACAGTACCCGTACTGTTTTAATCCTGTCAACAAAAAACGCGCCCGAAGGCGCGTTGGCGATACACTCAATGTAAGGGACTACTCTTCTTCTGCTTCGACGAAGCTGGCATCTTTCACCGATGCGGTGGCACGACGGGCTTCGCCTTTGTGCTGCACTTTATTGAGCTGCCGTTCCAGCTTGTTGATCAATTCATTAATAGCGGTGTACATATCTTCGTGTTTTGCGCTGGCGACCAGGTGTCCGTTCGGTGTATTAATGGTGGCGTCAGCAATAAAGCCCTGTGGCTCTTTGGACAGAATGATATGAGGATTAATCAGGTGAGTTTGCCATTTTTCCAGTTTGGCGAGACGGTCTGCGACATGTTGGCGGATTGCCGGAGTAATTTCCATTTGTTTACTGGTAATGTTCATTGTCATAAATTTTACCTCTTGTCTTTCCCGTCTTGGTGATTCCAGCATACCGTTCTTAATGTCAAAATGTGTGATGTAAATCACATTATTTTGTCACTTTTTGTCAAGGCGAACTTTTTGTGAGGCATCGCAGGAAGAAGCGATCTTTTACTTGAGGAATGCCTGAAAGCAGGCCATATTTGACTGGATGCGTTGCAGTGAAATCATTTCTGTTGCATCAGATACCGAATAAAAAAACGGCAGCCGGGAGGCTGCCGTTTTGCTTGTTTGTGTTGCTTCAGGTGTTTTTGCTGTTAGCGGCAATAATTTTCGCTACTTTGTCAGCCTGCGCATTCAACTGCATCTGACGATAGGCGTTTTCCATCAGCGGCAACGCATCGCGCGTGGCCTGCGTATCAGGATAATTGCGTAACATACCTTCTACCCGGTTTACGACCGCAACCCATGCGCCGCGCGCGGTATAGTACTCTGCGACGGAATATTCATATTTCGCCAGACGGTCTTTCAGGAATACCAGACGCTTAGTGGCGTCGGTTGTGTACTGGCTATTAGGATAGTTGCGTACCAGTTTCGAAAAGTCATTGAATGCCGCCCGCGCATGTTGCGGATCGCGATCGCTGCGATCGACGCCAAAGAAACCTTGCAGCGCGCTATCATCCAGCGCCATGTTCGTCAGGCCGCGCATGTACATGACATAGTCAATATTAGGGTGCGTTGGATTAAGACGCATAAAACGATCGATGGCGGCCTGCGCTAGCGGCAAATCGGCGTTTTTGTAATAGGCGTAGATAAGATCCAACTGCACCTGCTGAGAATACGGTCCGAATGGATAACGATTATCTAACGCTTCTAATTGCGTTATGGCCTGTTTCCAGTTACCGTCCTGCAGCTTTTGCTGAGCAGTCGCGTAGATTTCATTCGGCGGATTATCGGGCACCTCTTCCTTTGAACCCGAGCAACCCGCCAGAAACAGGCTCAACGTGGCTGCTGCCACCAGATATTTCATGCGCGTCATGACGTTTTGACTTTCCTCAAAATGTTTTACGGGAGATTCTCTGTTCCTGCTCCCGGTTAAGACCAGCTACAATAGCACACTATATTAAACGGCAAAGCCGTAAAACCCAACGTTAAACGAAGAAGCTGTATATGGCACAACGAGTACAACTCACCGCAACGGTCTCCGAAAACCAACTCGGTCAACGCTTAGATCAGGCTTTGGCCGAAATGTTCCCGGATTATTCACGTTCGCGTATAAAAGAATGGATTTTGAATCAGCGCGTGTTGGTCAATGGTCAACTTTGCGATAAACCAAAAGAAAAAGTGTTAGGCGGCGAGCGGGTGGCTATTGATGCGGAGATCGACGAAGAGATTCGTTTTGAAGCGCAGGATATCCCGTTAGATATTGTTTATGAAGATGACAATATTCTGGTTATCAATAAGCCACGCGATCTGGTGGTACATCCTGGCGCGGGTAACCCGGACGGTACGGTACTGAACGCGTTGCTACATTATTATCCGCCGATTGCGGATGTCCCGCGCGCGGGTATTGTGCATCGTCTGGATAAGGACACGACGGGGCTGATGGTGGTGGCTAAAACCGTTCCGGCGCAAACGCGCCTGGTGGAGTCTTTACAGCTGCGCGAGATCACCCGCGAATATGAAGCGGTCGCGATCGGACATATGACGGCGGGAGGAACGGTGAATGAACCAATTAGTCGTCATCCGACCAAACGTACCCATATGTCGGTGCATCCAATGGGCAAACCGGCGGTGACCCACTACCGCATTATGGAACATTTCCGTGTGCACACGCGCCTTAGATTGCGTCTGGAGACCGGGCGTACGCACCAGATCCGCGTGCATATGGCGCATATTACGCATCCGTTAGTGGGCGATCAGGTATATGGCGGGCGTCCACGTCCACCGAAAGGCGCATCGGAAGAGTTTATTTCCGCGCTGCGTAAGTTTGACCGCCAGGCGCTTCATGCAACGATGCTGCGTCTCTACCATCCTGTATCGGGTATCGAAATGGAGTGGCACGCGCCGATTCCACAAGATATGGTGGACCTTATCGATGCGATGCGCGCCGATTTCGAAGATCATAAAGATGATGTGGACTGGTTATGAATGCACTGATTGCCCCGCAGTGGCCGCAGCCGAAAGGCGTTGCAGCCTGTAGTTCTACCCGTATTGGCGGAGTGAGTTTACCGCCTTACGACTCGCTGAATCTGGGGGCGCATTGCGGCGACAACCCGGAGCATGTTGAAGAGAACCGCAGGCGTCTGTTTGCGGCGGGTAATCTGCCTTCGAAACCTGTCTGGCTTGAACAGGTTCACGGTAAAAATGTGTTGAGGCTTACCGGGGAGCCTTATGTATCCAAACGTGCGGATGCGTCTTACAGCAATACGCCAGGAACCGTTTGCGCGGTAATGACGGCAGACTGTCTGCCTGTGCTATTCTGTAACCGTGAGGGAACAGAAGTGGCGGCGGCTCATGCGGGCT
Proteins encoded in this window:
- the pheA gene encoding chorismate mutase-P/prephenate dehydratase, whose protein sequence is MTSENPLLALRDKISALDEELLALLAKRRALAIEVGQAKLLSHRPVRDIDRERALLDRLIHLGKAHHLDAHYITRLFQLIIEDSVLTQQALLQQHLNNTHPHSARIAFLGPKGSYSHLAARQYAARHFEQFIESGCAKFADIFHQVETGQADYAVVPIENTSSGAINDVYDLLQHTSLSIVGEMTVTIDHCVLVSGATDLNTIETVYSHPQPFQQCSKFLSRYPHWKIDYTESTSAAMEKVAQANSPRVAALGSEAGGMLHGLQVLERIAANQTQNITRFLVLARKAINVSDQVPAKTTLLIATGQQAGALVEALLVLRNHNLIMTKLESRPIHGNPWEEMFYLDIQANLESQVMQSALKELCEITRSMKVLGCYPSENVVPVEPA
- the yfiA gene encoding sigma(54) modulation protein; amino-acid sequence: MTMNITSKQMEITPAIRQHVADRLAKLEKWQTHLINPHIILSKEPQGFIADATINTPNGHLVASAKHEDMYTAINELINKLERQLNKVQHKGEARRATASVKDASFVEAEEE
- the yfiO gene encoding lipoprotein; translation: MTRMKYLVAAATLSLFLAGCSGSKEEVPDNPPNEIYATAQQKLQDGNWKQAITQLEALDNRYPFGPYSQQVQLDLIYAYYKNADLPLAQAAIDRFMRLNPTHPNIDYVMYMRGLTNMALDDSALQGFFGVDRSDRDPQHARAAFNDFSKLVRNYPNSQYTTDATKRLVFLKDRLAKYEYSVAEYYTARGAWVAVVNRVEGMLRNYPDTQATRDALPLMENAYRQMQLNAQADKVAKIIAANSKNT
- the sfhB gene encoding ftsH suppressor protein SfhB yields the protein MAQRVQLTATVSENQLGQRLDQALAEMFPDYSRSRIKEWILNQRVLVNGQLCDKPKEKVLGGERVAIDAEIDEEIRFEAQDIPLDIVYEDDNILVINKPRDLVVHPGAGNPDGTVLNALLHYYPPIADVPRAGIVHRLDKDTTGLMVVAKTVPAQTRLVESLQLREITREYEAVAIGHMTAGGTVNEPISRHPTKRTHMSVHPMGKPAVTHYRIMEHFRVHTRLRLRLETGRTHQIRVHMAHITHPLVGDQVYGGRPRPPKGASEEFISALRKFDRQALHATMLRLYHPVSGIEMEWHAPIPQDMVDLIDAMRADFEDHKDDVDWL
- the yfiH gene encoding membrane protein yields the protein MNALIAPQWPQPKGVAACSSTRIGGVSLPPYDSLNLGAHCGDNPEHVEENRRRLFAAGNLPSKPVWLEQVHGKNVLRLTGEPYVSKRADASYSNTPGTVCAVMTADCLPVLFCNREGTEVAAAHAGWRGLCEGVLEETVACFADKPENIIAWLGPAIGPTAFEVGPEVRDAFLAKDAQADSAFLPHGEKFLADIYQLARQRLANTGVEHVYGGDRCTFSESETFFSYRRDKTTGRMASFIWLI